The Lysinibacillus irui sequence ATAAGTGCGATTGCAGTAGCAAGTAATGGCAATGAAAGAGGCGCAGATAGGATGGCTAAAATAATAAGCCAAATAGCCGATATATTCTTTTTTGTCGATTTTGCCGAGGAGGTATCCAAATCCTTCAATGCGAAATCAGCTAATATTTGTGAGGCGACATGTGAAGGAGAGCCAAGTTGTGAAATAACTTGTTGCTCATTTTCTTCTCCTGCTTCCTCGAAGTATTCCTCATAATAGGCAATTGCAGAGTCAAACTCATGCGCAGGAAGCCGACGCAATTTGCCTCGTAGCTGTTTCAAATAGCTAGCTCTATCCATCTAATTTCCCTCCTAAAAGTACACAATCAACCTTTTCCTTATACACTTGCCATTCTTTTAATAGCTCTAATAACCGAATACGTCCTTGCTCTGTAATTTGATAATAGCGTCTATTTCTGCCTTGATAGGGCTGATCGTAGGTTGTTAAGTAATGCGCTTTTTGTAAGCGACGTAAAACGGGGTACAGTGTAGATTCCGAAATCTCCATGACGGATTGTACTTGCTGTGTTAGTGAGTAACCATAGGCGTCCTCTTTGTCGACAATAGCGAGTACACAAGCGTCAAGTAAAGCTGAACCAAGCTGAAATGTCATCTTTCCACCTCACATGTAATACTTATATTTCATTTTATATTATATATCGTATAGTATGTGGATAGTATATGACGTATAGTATTAATTGTCAATTAGTTAAAATAAATTCTGTTATTATAAGAAAATAATATTTGAAGATTACGAGGATTATTGTTATAGTATGTGCTGAAGGGCAGTATCCATTGTGAACGGCACCTTCACAAGCGCAAGATCCAATACAACAAATATCTGCCTTGATCTTTTCAGACAGGGACGGAAGAAAACACGCGTTCAACATAGCTGCTAGCTATCGCCTCTTGTCAACACTTCATCAAGAGGTATTTTGTGACGAACGAAACACTACCCTTCTGTCTATTTTCGAAAACAGAAGGGTTTTTCTGTTTTCTTCCCTTAAAAAGGAGGACTACAAATTGAAAACGACTACAGATTTTTTAAAGATGAAAGCGGCCGGTGAAAAAATTGTCATGGTGACAGCCTATGATTATCCCGCTGCTAGATTTGCTGAAGACGCTGGTGTAGATATGGTACTAGTCGGTGATTCACTTGGGATGGTCGTGCTTGGCTATGATTCTACAATGCCAGTGACTGTAGCGGATATGGTGCATCACGCTAAGGCGGTTCGACGTGGTGCGAAGAATACGTTTATTGTCGTTGATATGCCATTTGGTTCTTATCATGGCGATGTCAATGAAGCATTAAAAACGGCTGTTGACATGATGCAACAAACAGGAGCCGATGCTTTAAAGGTTGAGGGTGCAGGAGAGGTCATTTCGGTCATACGTAAACTTACATCAGCCGGTATTCCAGTAGTAGCGCATTTAGGTTTATTACCACAATCAGCAGGTGTGCTTGGTGGTTATAAAGTACAGGGAAAAACGGCAGAACAGGCTGCTACCCTTATAGAGGATGCAAAGAAATGTGAAGAAGCAGGAGCTTGTGCTGTCGTGTTAGAATGTATCCCACATCAGCTAACAAAAATTGTTTCAGCTAGCCTTGTGATCCCGACGATTGGTATAGGTGCAGGAGTAGAAGCTGATGGACAAGTGTTGGTTTATCATGACATGTTAAGTTATGGCTCACACCATGTGCCTAAGTTTGTTCAGCAATTTGCTAATATGGGGAAAGAAGCAAGTACTGGTATGGTTCACTATGTTGAAGCAGTCAAAGCGGGTACATTCCCTGCACCTAAGCATTTCTTCACAATGAAAGAGGAAGCGTTAGATCAGCTATATGGGGGCGTCAAAGCATGAAAGTAGTCACTACCATACAAGCATTAAGAGTAGAAATTGATGCAGCAAAGCAGGCTCATAAAACGATAGGTCTTGTCCCAACGATGGGCTATTTACATGAAGGTCATTTGACATTGGCAAAAACAGCACGTGCAGAAAATGATCTAGTTATTATGAGCATTTTCGTCAATCCAACACAATTTGGACCGAACGAGGATTTTGAAAGCTATCCTCGGGATTTACCTAGAGATACCGCTTTAGCACAATCTGTAGGTGTTGATATTGTGTTCGCTCCAAGTGCGGAAGAAATGTATCCGCATGATGGTGGTATTCGAATACATGCTGGTGAACAGGCAACAATTCTTTGTGGTGCGAGTCGACCAGGTCATTTTGATGGTGTGCTACAGGTTGTCTCAAAATTATTCCACTTAACACAACCAACTCGGGCTTATTTCGGACAAAAGGATGCACAGCAGGTTGCGATTATTGCCACAATGGTACGTGATTTTAACTTCCCATTGGAATTGCGAGTAGTCCCAATAGTGCGTGAGGAGGACGGTTTAGCCAAATCTTCTCGCAATATCTATTTAAGTGAATCAGAGCGACAGGAGGCTCCTGCGATTAATGAAGCTTTGCAATTGGCACGTGATAGCTTTTTAGCGAATGGTGATGCTGAGCGCGCACTGGTTAAAGCGAAAGCGCATATTCATGCACGAACGCATGGCCGAATTGACTATATTGAGTTATTAGCGTACCCCGATCTAACACCAGTAACTGCAACGACACAGCAAGTCCTGTTGGCAGCAGCCGTCTATATTGGCAAAACACGCTTAATTGATAATTGTATTTTTACTGTGAAAGAAGGACTGTAAAGATGTTACGAATGATGATGAATAGTAAAATCCACCGTGCAACAGTGACACAGGCCGATCTAAATTATGTCGGCTCCATAACAATTGATGAAGATATTTTAGATGCGGTAGGTATGCTGGCGAATGAAAAGGTACATGTCGTTAACAATAATAATGGAGCCCGCTTTGAAACATATATTATTGCTGGTGAGCGAGGTTCCGGTGTAATTTGCGTTAATGGCGCAGCTGCACGACTTGTACAACGTGGCGATATTGTAATTATTATTTCCTATGTATATGTGGATAATCATGAGGCAAAAGAGCATAAACCAACCGTTGCTATTATGGGTGAGGGTAATAGGATTAAAGAAATGATTACACATGAGCAAGAGGCAACAGTAATGTAATTTCAGTGTAGCTTTACATGATGATTAAGAGGTAAAAGTAGTAAGATGTATTTCCTAAAGACTTATAGTAGATTTTTTTTGAAATATATAATTTTTATTAGTCATTTTGAAGAAGATGTTGTCTGTATTTATATAGGCAGCATCTTTTTTATTACCATTTTATATTAGAATAAACACTTATATATTTATATTTATACTTTTTTAAAAAAAAATTATAAATTCATAATTTATAGTAGAAGATTTATGTAAATAAGTTCAACTAATTATTCTATCTTAAAAGTATTAAAGAAATTAGTTTTGATTACAAAATTTATATTAAAATGGAATTTTTTTATATTTATTGTTGACAATTGGAATGTTTTATAATTAAATGTAAATATAAGTTAATAAAAAAAGGAAGGTGTTAAATAATTTGTCATATATAGAAAAAATATCCATTATTATTATATTAGGTTGTTTAACAACATTATTAATAAAAATGTTTTTACTAATAAAAAATAATAATACAAACAATATAGTTGATTACGGTATTGAAAAAAATGATGAATTAATGACACCACTCCAATTTGGAAAGCTTATAATGAGTAGTCATTTTGAAAAATCATTAGATATATATAAACCGAAGATTTTAATACTAATTAGTAAAGATTGCCCGTATTGCAAAGAGATTTTCGAGATATATTGGAATGAATTCCATAGTGAAATAAATAATTATAGAGATATTTTTATATTAGTAGAAGATATTGATGAAAATTCAGAATCTTTTCTAAAACTATATGATTATAATTTCAATATACTTAAATATGATAGGCAATTTCTTGCTGAAAATTCAATTGATACTGCCCCTTCATTCATTTATTTAAATGAAATAAATGAAATAATATTAAAAACACCAAATGTATATAGCTTTTTTAATTTAGTTTATAATTCTAATTCTACATTCAAAAAAAAGGAGGAAGTATTATTATGAGTAACTTTCTAAATAATTTGATTCAACCAGCAGCAGCAGCTTGTTCACAAAAAACTTTTTACAAATGGTGTCAAAGTCACGCAAATTGTGCTAGAGATGGAATGATAGGAACTTTGGGAAGATGGGTTGACAAGAACAATCCGCAATGGTACTGCGATGGCACTATACAGTTTTGCAATTGTGGTTGCACTAAATAAAAAAATAGTAGTTTAATATAAAAATTAAATAAAAAATAGTCTAATATTGTAGAATTAGAATTTATAATAAAGGTTGGACTTTAAAGGTTCAGCAAACCGTAGACAGTTTTCCTTTGTCTACGGTTTTTTTAGAACATTACAGCAAATTCTTCCATGGGATAGTTTCATTAAAATATAGTTTCAATAAATTATTAGGGAGAACTAAAAATGTTATTTTATATAATAAATTTTTATATTAAAAACTGTTTAAAATTATCAATTTTTAATATAATTTTAAAAATAATAAATGGATTTTCTCCAGTAGTTTCCATATATTTTTTCCAATTGTTAATTAATGAAATAATAAATTACATAAAAGGGGAATCTGAGCTAAATAAATTAATATTTCTTTTTTTGCTTCAAATTTTACTATTAATTATTCCTTATTCTATAAATCACTTACTTTCAATAAATGAACAAATACTTACAAATAAAGTAACCAAAATACTTACAAATGAAATTTTTTTTAAAACCTCTCAAACAGAATTTTTGAATTTTGAAAACCCAGAATTTTATGATTCTTACCAAAGAGTCATTTCAAATAAAGAAAATTTAAATAATGCTTTTAATGCTTTGACTTATCTTGTTAGTGCTTTAATAAGTTTAATATCTTCACTGGCTTTGCTAACGATTATTGATAATTTAGTTGTAATAATAGTAATTTTGGGAGTTATTCCTTATTTCATTATTCAGCTTAAATTCTCTAAAAAGAATTTCCTATTTTTATCAAAGTTAATACCTATACATAGGAAGGAACAGTATATCTCATTTGTACTTAGCCAACGCGATATGTTAAAGGAGACCATTATTTTTAATAGCTTTGATTTTTTTGTAAATAGATGGAATAACTATTTTCATGAATATACAGATTCCGAAATAAATTTCATGAAAATTAAAACTAAATATCTTTTTTTATCAGAGATAATTCTAGTTCTAACATATGCTTTTTCCGGAATTATTGTAATTTTGAATTTAAAAACAAGTACTACAGCTGGGGGGGTATTAGCAACTTTACAAGCAATACAGTTATTACAAAGCAATTTAAGCCTTTCTACTAAATATTTTTCAGATTATAAAAATTCATCTTACTTTATTAAAGATTTTCTGGAATTTGTAAAAACTCCAGGAAAATCAGAAAAGGAGTATTCTTTATCTATTAAAGAAGAATTTAGAATAAAAAATATTCAAATTAAAGATCTTTCTTTTAAATATCCAAATATGAGTGAAAATACGTTAAAAAATATAAATTTGGAAATAAATTATGGCGAAAAGGTTGCTATTGTCGGTCAGAACGGTAGTGGCAAAACAACCTTAATGAAAACTATTTTAGGCTTATATTCTAACAAAAGTGAAAATATAAAAATAAACAATATTAAATTTAATGATTTGGAAATTAAGAAATATCAAGAAAAAATTTCTGTTTTATTTCAAGACTTTGTTCATTATGAACTTACAGTTAAAGAAAATATTTCATTTGAAATTGATGAGAATTGCGATAATTTTCGCATTAAGAATGCTATCAATAAGGTTGGCCTAACAGAATTTGTTGAGAACTTACCTCATAAGTATGACTCGGTATTGGGACGACAGTTTGAGGGAGGGAATGAATTATCAGGAGGGCAATGGCAAAAAATTGCATTAGCAAGAGCAATATATCGTGATAGTGATTTAATTGTGTTGGATGAACCGTCTTCTGCGCTTGATCCGATTGCAGAAAAAGAAATTATGAATAACCTTTTAAATATTTACGAAGGTTCAATTTTATTTGTTACTCATCGATTAAAAATAGCCGCCTTAGCAGATAGAATTATAGTTTTAAAAAATGGTGTAATTATAGAAGAAGGTACTCATCAAGAATTAATAAATAAAAAAGGATATTATAACGAAATGTATAATGCCCAAAATAACATTCATAATATTGAATTTTTAGTTCACTAAACTTTTTAAGAATAATTAGGAGGGAAGGGTTTTGTATTCTATTTATTGGATAAGTAATTTTCTTTTAATTTTTTTAATATTCATTTTTAGTACTTCTGCTTTGGATAAAGCAATTAACTTTAAGAAAAGTATTGTAACTTTCTCTAATTTTGGTATTAAGAAAAAATATGCTCAAATTGCTTTAATATTTTTATTAGTCGTAGAATTTTATATTGCTATATCTTTGAAAATAATTGGCATAACTTCAATTAATTTACTTTTTATCACTATTTTTTTTAGCACTGTATCAGTAGTAATATTCATAAATATCAAGAACGGGAAAAAAAATATTTCTTGTGGATGTGGTGGGATTTTAGAAAGTGAAAATCTATCATATTTGATTATCTTTAGGAATATAATTTTTATTCTAATAAGCTTATGTTTATACAATAAGGAATTAGATATTTCTAATGCACATTTAATTATTATTTTTATTGTAATAGCTTCAATAGGATTTATTAACTTATCAATAAAAAATCTTAGAATTTTCAAAAACAATATGATTAACATTATTGAAAAATTACAATAAAATCTTATAAACCTATTATTAAGAGAGGAAGATGAAGATGTTTATTAATTTTATTATTGGAATAATTTCAGTAGTTTTACTTGTGGAAACATATGTAATTTATAGTTTAATTAAACTTATAAAGAATTTCTTAACTGAAATACATTCAATAAAAGGTATTCAATTTGGTACAATTGCACAGGGAGATTCAGCGCCATTATTTAGAGCAGAAAATCAAAATAAGTCTAGAATAGTTTTAAAAGATATATTAAAAAATAATGAAGTGACTTTATTATTTTTAAGTAATAGTTGTTCTCAATGTCAAGACGTATTAAAGAATAGTAATGAAATCTTTAATGATTCTACAAGATATACCATTATTATTATGCAAGACCAATTAAAAGAAGATATGTTCTTAAATAATGAAAAAATCAGTTTGATAGTTGCACCAGATTTATTTAAAAATTATAAAGTAACAAAAACACCATACCTTTATTTTGTAGATAAGAACGGTCTAGTGAATTTTTCTACAGAAATTTCAAATCCCAAGCATCTTAAGAAGTTATTATTATTAGAAGATGCTTCTTAATATATAATATTGTTTTTAACAAAACGTAAGGTGAGCGAGGTTCCGGTGTAATTTGTGTTAATGGCGCAGCCGCACGACTTGTACAACGTGGCGATATTGTAATTATTATTTCCTATGTATATGTGGATAATCATGAGGCAAAAGAACATAAACCAACCGTTGCTATTATGGGTGAGGGTAATACGATTAAAGAAATGATTACACATGAGCCTGAAGCCACTGTGATGTGATCAGACCATAGATAGAAGAAAGGGGAGGATTGGCAATGTTTTGTCAATCCTCTTTTTTGATTGCATCTATTACAAAAGTAACTGGTAAAATTTTGTTTTTCTTACTATTAAACTAGTTTTTAAAATTATAATTTTACAAATGTTCTAGTATTTTGGGTCATATTTATGTAGAATTTAGTTGTAAGTACATCAATTTACTAGTGGAGGTATCATTTGTAATGGAAAATAAACGTAACAAATTTTTAACAGCAACTGCTGCAGCATTGGCTGTAACTGCGGTGGCAGTAGCCCCGGCATCAGCTGCAAGTCCTTTTTCAGATGTAAAAGAAAGCCATGCAGACTTTGAAGCAATTTCTACACTTTATGCAGCAGGGATTATCAGCGGGTATCCAGATGGTACATTCAAACCAGATACAAATGTCACACGTGGACAAGCTGCAAAAATGATTGCAGGCGCATTAAAGCTAGATACAAAAGATGTAGAGAATCCAAACTATAAAGATATTGATGTTTCTAATCCATATTACGGTCCAATCGCAGTACTTGCAGGATTAGAAGTGATTACAGGCTATGGTGATAATACTTTCCGTCCCAATCAAACAATTACACATGGTGATTTAGCTAAAATTTTAGCGTCTATTCCAACATTACCAGAGCTAGAAAGTGCTAAAAACCACGCGGCAACTGATAAAGTTACACGTGGACAGCTTGCAACATTGATTGCAGAAGCTTTAACAAAATCTAGCACAGAAACACCAGAAACTCCTGAAACACCAGAAACACCAGAAACGCCTGAAGGTGCATTTTCTCTATCTGTTTTACATGTGAACGATACACATGCTCGTGCGGATAAGTTACCTCAATTAGCAACAGCGGTTAAAGAGCAACGTGAAACGAAGAAAAATGTCTTAACTTTACACGCTGGTGATGCATTTAGTGGAACACTATACTTTAACGAATTCCAAGGGAAAGCAGACCTAGCGCTTTTAAATGAAATTGGCTTTGATGCGATGGTATTCGGTAACCATGAATTTGATTTAGGTTCTTCACCAGAAGGTCATCAGGCATTAGCGGATTTTGTTAAGGCTGCTAAATTCCCATTTGTGGATGCTAATACAGATTTCTCAGCAGATGATAAATTCACAGGTTTATTTACAGACTTAGTTTCAAGTGAACCTGAAAATGGTAAAATTTATTCAGGTATTGTGAAAGAAATTGATGGCGAAAAAGTAGGTATTTTCGGCTTAACAACAGAAGAAACAATGGATATTGCTTCTCCTGATAAAGTGACTTTTACAAATTACATCGATGAAGCGAAAAAAGCAGTAGCTGCCTTTGAAGGAATGGGTGTTAACAAAATTATTGCTTTAACACATATTGGCTACAATGATAATCCAAATGTTGATAATGATATTTTACTAGCGAAAAACGTACCAGGAATTGATGTCATCGTTGGTGGACATGACCATACAAAATTAGAAGAGCCAGTTGTTGTTGATACAAACACAGTGGGTGAAGCAAAAGAGGCAACATTAATCGTACAAGCTAATGAATATGTAAATTATTTAGGTACACTTGACGTAACATTTGATGGAAATGGTGTTGTTACAGAGTATGGTGGCGAATTAATCGACCTTGGTAAAGTTGCACAAGACGAGGCTTTAGTGAAGTTACTTGAACCATTTAAAGCTAAAGTAAATGAAGTGAGCAACAAGGAAATTGGTGTGAAAATTGCTGAGGAGTTAGCAAATCCACGTGCAACTGAAGAAAATCTAGAAAGTGTTCGTAGTAATGAAACAGCTCTAGGTAATATCATTACTGACGGTATGTTGGCAAAGGCACAAAAATATACAGATAAAACTGTTGTGATGGCATTACAAAATGGCGGTGGTATTCGTGCGGCGATTCCAGCTGGTAATATTACAGTTGGTCAAGTGATTACGGTATTACCATTTGGTAACACATTAGCATTAATGGATGTTACAGGTGCAGAGTTAAAGGCTGCATTTGAAGTATCTCTGAAAAGTGCACCAAAAGAAAATGGTGGTTTCCTACACATTGGTGGAGCGAAATTACAATATGATTCTTCAAAAGAAATTGGCTCACGTGTAGTATCTATCGAATATTTAGATAAAGCAACTGGAAAGTATGTTGCTTTAGAAGATACGAAAACATATACAGTAGCAACAAATGCTTTCACTGCTAAAGGTGGGGACGGCTTTGATATGTTTGCTAAAGCATATGAAGAAGGTCGCGTTACAGACTTAGGTTTATCTGATTGGGAAAACCTACAAGAACAATTACTTTCATTAAAAGAAGTAAAAACAACAACAGAAGGTCGTATTGTTGATCTTGCTAAAAAACAATAATCGAATAGCTTGAATTACTATTTTATTTAACTACTATTCATTTACGCAACCTTAGGGGCTTCCTCTAAGGTTGTGTTTTTTTGTATAGATTAAGTGATTTTACAAGGAGGAGAAAGGATGCTGCAAAGCCAAATCTATGATAAAATTCAACTTATCTAATGTGAACTGTGAGTTGAGATGTATGATGGAAAGTCAAAAATATGCCATTGTCGATTTGGAGACAACGGGTCATTCACCAGCCAATGGGGACCGGATGATTCAAATAGCAATTGTTATTATGAAGGATTGGAAAATTGAGCGTACTTATACGAAGTTCATTAATCCAGGAAAAACCATTCCATCTTTCATTCAAGATTTAACGCATATAACGGATGAAGATGTAAAGGATGCCTTGCCATTTGAGGCACATGCGGATTACATATATGAGCTATTAGCAGACTGTGTGTTTGTCGCACATAATGCAGATTTTGACTTATCCTTTTTACAAGCAGAGTTTAAGCGAGCAGGACTTCCGAAGTGGCAAGGTAAAAAAATGGACACGGTGGAGCTTGCTAAAATTTTATTTCCTATGTCCCTTGGCTTTAAGCTAGGCGATTTAGCGGCAGATTTAAATATTGAGCTAGCCAATGCGCATCGGGCAGATGATGATGCACTGGCAACAGCAGAATTATTCAGATATTGCTGGAGGGAGCTTTTAAACCTTCCTCAGCTAACGTTGGAACAGATGCATAAACGTTCTTTCCGTTTGAAATCAAATGTTTCCCAGCTCTTTTTTGAGGCTTTGCAAATTAAACGACAGCATGTGACAGGTCATGAGAATGTACATTATTACCGCAATTTTGCCATTTGCAATGGTCGCAATAAGCATGAAAATGCATCAGAACCACTAGCCTATCCGCAAACAGTAACTGAAAAGGTAGCTTTAATGTCAAAGGCCCTTGCGAATTTTGAGGAACGTCCAGCACAATTTGAGATGATGGACACGATCTGGCAGGCATTACATGAACAAAAGGAATGTGTGATTGAAGCCTCCACTGGTATTGGCAAAACGGCTGGCTATTTATTGCCTGCGATTTTGTACGCCCGTACTGTCGATAAAAAGATTGCCATTAGTACGTATACATCGTATCTACAGGAGCAGCTTGTAGAGGAGGAACTACCTAAGATTGAAAAAATCCTAGGAACAAAAGTAAATGTATGCGTATTAAAGGGAATGCAACATTATATTGATCTTGAACGCTTTGAGCAATGTATGGCCCATGCAGATGAGTCCTATGATGAAACATTTACTATTCTACAAATACTTGTGTGGCTTACTAAAACAGAGACAGGT is a genomic window containing:
- a CDS encoding PadR family transcriptional regulator gives rise to the protein MTFQLGSALLDACVLAIVDKEDAYGYSLTQQVQSVMEISESTLYPVLRRLQKAHYLTTYDQPYQGRNRRYYQITEQGRIRLLELLKEWQVYKEKVDCVLLGGKLDG
- a CDS encoding 5'-nucleotidase C-terminal domain-containing protein, which encodes MENKRNKFLTATAAALAVTAVAVAPASAASPFSDVKESHADFEAISTLYAAGIISGYPDGTFKPDTNVTRGQAAKMIAGALKLDTKDVENPNYKDIDVSNPYYGPIAVLAGLEVITGYGDNTFRPNQTITHGDLAKILASIPTLPELESAKNHAATDKVTRGQLATLIAEALTKSSTETPETPETPETPETPEGAFSLSVLHVNDTHARADKLPQLATAVKEQRETKKNVLTLHAGDAFSGTLYFNEFQGKADLALLNEIGFDAMVFGNHEFDLGSSPEGHQALADFVKAAKFPFVDANTDFSADDKFTGLFTDLVSSEPENGKIYSGIVKEIDGEKVGIFGLTTEETMDIASPDKVTFTNYIDEAKKAVAAFEGMGVNKIIALTHIGYNDNPNVDNDILLAKNVPGIDVIVGGHDHTKLEEPVVVDTNTVGEAKEATLIVQANEYVNYLGTLDVTFDGNGVVTEYGGELIDLGKVAQDEALVKLLEPFKAKVNEVSNKEIGVKIAEELANPRATEENLESVRSNETALGNIITDGMLAKAQKYTDKTVVMALQNGGGIRAAIPAGNITVGQVITVLPFGNTLALMDVTGAELKAAFEVSLKSAPKENGGFLHIGGAKLQYDSSKEIGSRVVSIEYLDKATGKYVALEDTKTYTVATNAFTAKGGDGFDMFAKAYEEGRVTDLGLSDWENLQEQLLSLKEVKTTTEGRIVDLAKKQ
- a CDS encoding ABC transporter ATP-binding protein, coding for MLFYIINFYIKNCLKLSIFNIILKIINGFSPVVSIYFFQLLINEIINYIKGESELNKLIFLFLLQILLLIIPYSINHLLSINEQILTNKVTKILTNEIFFKTSQTEFLNFENPEFYDSYQRVISNKENLNNAFNALTYLVSALISLISSLALLTIIDNLVVIIVILGVIPYFIIQLKFSKKNFLFLSKLIPIHRKEQYISFVLSQRDMLKETIIFNSFDFFVNRWNNYFHEYTDSEINFMKIKTKYLFLSEIILVLTYAFSGIIVILNLKTSTTAGGVLATLQAIQLLQSNLSLSTKYFSDYKNSSYFIKDFLEFVKTPGKSEKEYSLSIKEEFRIKNIQIKDLSFKYPNMSENTLKNINLEINYGEKVAIVGQNGSGKTTLMKTILGLYSNKSENIKINNIKFNDLEIKKYQEKISVLFQDFVHYELTVKENISFEIDENCDNFRIKNAINKVGLTEFVENLPHKYDSVLGRQFEGGNELSGGQWQKIALARAIYRDSDLIVLDEPSSALDPIAEKEIMNNLLNIYEGSILFVTHRLKIAALADRIIVLKNGVIIEEGTHQELINKKGYYNEMYNAQNNIHNIEFLVH
- the panB gene encoding 3-methyl-2-oxobutanoate hydroxymethyltransferase, with the translated sequence MKTTTDFLKMKAAGEKIVMVTAYDYPAARFAEDAGVDMVLVGDSLGMVVLGYDSTMPVTVADMVHHAKAVRRGAKNTFIVVDMPFGSYHGDVNEALKTAVDMMQQTGADALKVEGAGEVISVIRKLTSAGIPVVAHLGLLPQSAGVLGGYKVQGKTAEQAATLIEDAKKCEEAGACAVVLECIPHQLTKIVSASLVIPTIGIGAGVEADGQVLVYHDMLSYGSHHVPKFVQQFANMGKEASTGMVHYVEAVKAGTFPAPKHFFTMKEEALDQLYGGVKA
- a CDS encoding MauE/DoxX family redox-associated membrane protein, producing MYSIYWISNFLLIFLIFIFSTSALDKAINFKKSIVTFSNFGIKKKYAQIALIFLLVVEFYIAISLKIIGITSINLLFITIFFSTVSVVIFINIKNGKKNISCGCGGILESENLSYLIIFRNIIFILISLCLYNKELDISNAHLIIIFIVIASIGFINLSIKNLRIFKNNMINIIEKLQ
- a CDS encoding DUF1700 domain-containing protein yields the protein MDRASYLKQLRGKLRRLPAHEFDSAIAYYEEYFEEAGEENEQQVISQLGSPSHVASQILADFALKDLDTSSAKSTKKNISAIWLIILAILSAPLSLPLLATAIALIFSFGAVIVSLIFAIIATVISIFVGGFVALISGLLILTEHWPTALLFMGVGLIVTGLGVLLFPIVARFIKKTVLVSVETLGRLFHKITKKGKGASK
- the panD gene encoding aspartate 1-decarboxylase, whose protein sequence is MLRMMMNSKIHRATVTQADLNYVGSITIDEDILDAVGMLANEKVHVVNNNNGARFETYIIAGERGSGVICVNGAAARLVQRGDIVIIISYVYVDNHEAKEHKPTVAIMGEGNRIKEMITHEQEATVM
- a CDS encoding TlpA family protein disulfide reductase, which gives rise to MFINFIIGIISVVLLVETYVIYSLIKLIKNFLTEIHSIKGIQFGTIAQGDSAPLFRAENQNKSRIVLKDILKNNEVTLLFLSNSCSQCQDVLKNSNEIFNDSTRYTIIIMQDQLKEDMFLNNEKISLIVAPDLFKNYKVTKTPYLYFVDKNGLVNFSTEISNPKHLKKLLLLEDAS
- the panC gene encoding pantoate--beta-alanine ligase → MKVVTTIQALRVEIDAAKQAHKTIGLVPTMGYLHEGHLTLAKTARAENDLVIMSIFVNPTQFGPNEDFESYPRDLPRDTALAQSVGVDIVFAPSAEEMYPHDGGIRIHAGEQATILCGASRPGHFDGVLQVVSKLFHLTQPTRAYFGQKDAQQVAIIATMVRDFNFPLELRVVPIVREEDGLAKSSRNIYLSESERQEAPAINEALQLARDSFLANGDAERALVKAKAHIHARTHGRIDYIELLAYPDLTPVTATTQQVLLAAAVYIGKTRLIDNCIFTVKEGL